A genomic stretch from Maniola jurtina chromosome 26, ilManJurt1.1, whole genome shotgun sequence includes:
- the LOC123878264 gene encoding uncharacterized protein LOC123878264: MALFMKQDFSPPILSRKWIAMKFRPNMLIYSRENIIAILESGLLFREDSIEVEQESPDAATAWRHAGGTRGGWFTAGERNIALMATVALLLASPPRNLQRWSLLKLATYALVPVAARATHRSRCRGSLRTLLSLMRDYMSLARRATACCREYAALHARLESVTSAVESTHTMLCRQQTELLILMARASSALLGNVPWLRGDVTYDCQTDNLMKIHHAFLVVQSTLLKHIALAHHMPTAHTLKQLYKNHNERIYWIHNVLIRHLIQEFKENYESLERMYRLLKNYGTKDSDSALKKPGSAINDTWLYSDVHTGIARSSLELKLALDKCSNLDMFLDSCAINKQELDLDILDRDIDEIIEGITKCLTTVQSSQIRLKKMLNKVSVKEDNTQKDEEEPVASVIKIEDKDPEIRDEVFYCVKTDDEIITSPVGDIITGPGKKEKENSKVVLTELKRKLVKREDLMRERERQALAKTMPELRNIPEFPRQIPEEFAERKGLISKLERKKKPIKLFKQYHIVKHVRWRKKYDDFKVRIQKYESDSELPCDVVEANTLKLFKNRNISNVFLSIIKVKFGYFIAIWRKSSEPIRKELYLSSEISNGSSEAEDSPENNNTSENHNINRQKKISHLNDFKFSKKDLELSPSSSESDFENLHNERVALLDDIRRHRVARKKNFPARRASIDNVDESLKPIEYSFGTGMAMASVLQVNNKAKLPNMLQEEVFMGDGEVSNDSGNDEDA; the protein is encoded by the exons ATGGCACTGTTTATGAAGCAAGACTTCAGTCCTCCTATACTTTCTAGGAAATGGATTGCAATGAAATTCAGGCCTAATATG CTAATATACAGCAGGGAAAACATAATCGCAATCCTGGAAAGTGGTCTCTTATTCCGGGAAGACAGTATTGAAGTGGAACAGGAGTCTCCTGACGCTGCAACCGCATGGCGACATGCTGGAGGCACCAGGGGAGGCTGGTTCACTGCTGGAGAACGGAACATTGCCCTGATGGCCACTGTGGCCCTTTTGCTGGCTTCACCCCCAAGAAA TCTCCAGCGCTGGTCGCTGCTAAAGCTGGCGACGTACGCGCTAGTGCCGGTCGCGGCGCGCGCGACGCATCGGTCGCGCTGTCGCGGCTCGCTGCGCACACTACTGTCGCTGATGCGCGACTATATGTCGCTGGCGCGTCGCGCGACCGCCTGTTGCCGAGAATATGCAGCTTTGCACGCCAGACT TGAGTCAGTGACGTCAGCAGTAGAGTCCACACACACGATGCTGTGTAGACAGCAGACGGAACTGCTGATCCTCATGGCCAGGGCGTCATCAGCGCTGCTGGGCAATGTACCCTGGCTGCGCGGTGACGTCACCTACGACTGCCAGACCGACAACCTCATG aaaaTCCACCACGCGTTTCTAGTCGTTCAGTCGACACTATTAAAACATATAGCATTAGCACATCACATGCCAACAGCACACACTCTCAAGCAACTATACAAAAACCACAACGAACGCATATACTGGATCCACAATGTACTCATACGTCACTTGATCCAGGAGTTTAAAGAAAACTATGAGTCTCTGGAACGAAtgtataggttattaaaaaattacggCACCAAAGACAGCGATTCTGCACTTAAAAAACCAGGTTCAGCCATCAATGATACTTGGTTATACTCAGATGTACACACGGGAATAGCTAGATCGAGTTTAGAACTTAAACTGGCGTTAGACAAATGCAGTAATCTAGATATGTTCTTAGATTCATGTGCCATAAACAAACAAGAGTTAGATTTGGACATTTTAGATAGGGACATCGATGAAATCATCGAGGGCATCACGAAATGCTtgacaactgtacaaagttctCAAATAAGGCTCAAGAAAATGCTCAATAAAGTTAGCGTTAAAGAAGATAATACGCAGAAGGATGAAGAAGAACCAGTAGCGTCTGTTATCAAAATAGAAGATAAGGACCCCGAAATTAGAGATGAAGTATTCTATTGCGTGAAAACAGATGACGAAATTATCACTTCACCTGTTGGAGATATAATCACAGGTCCAGGTAAGAAAGAGAAGGAGAATTCCAAGGTTGTGCTAACAGAACTGAAGAGGAAGCTGGTTAAAAGAGAAGATTTAATGAGGGAAAGAGAAAGACAGGCTTTAGCGAAAACGATGCCCGAACTGCGAAATATACCCGAATTCCCTCGACAGATCCCTGAAGAGTTTGCCGAAAGAAAAGGTCTTATATCGAAATTGGAAAGGAAAAAGAAGCCAATCAAGCTATTCAAGCAATACCACATAGTAAAGCATGTTAGATGGCGAAAGAAATATGACGACTTTAAAGTTAGAATTCAAAAATACGAAAGTGATAGCGAGTTGCCATGTGATGTTGTTGAGGCGAACACATTAAAATTGTTCAAAAACAGGAATATATCAAACGTTTTCTTATCAATAATCAAAGTTAAGTTCGGTTACTTCATTGCTATATGGCGAAAATCTTCAGAGCCTATAAGAAAAGAGTTATATTTATCCAGTGAAATTTCTAATGGCTCAAGTGAGGCGGAAGATAGCCCTGAAAACAACAATACAAgtgaaaatcataatattaatagacAGAAGAAAATAAGTCACTTAAACGACTTCAAGTTTTCCAAAAAAGATTTGGAACTGTCGCCGTCTTCTTCAGAgtcagattttgaaaatttgcaTAATGAAAGAGTCGCTTTATTGGATGATATAAGGCGCCATAGAGTCGCGAGGAAAAAGAACTTTCCCGCCAGAAGAGCCTCCATAGATAATGTAGATGAAAGTCTCAAGCCCATAGAGTATAGTTTCGGAACTGGAATGGCTATGGCTTCGGTGTTGCAAGTTAATAACAAAGCGAAATTGCCTAATATGTTGCAAGAAGAAGTTTTTATGGGCGACGGAGAAGTTTCTAATGACAGTGGGAACGATGAAGATGCCTAG
- the LOC123878267 gene encoding serine hydrolase-like protein isoform X2: MKLLPKKYYYIGMELPGNGRSDPMPPGLMVSLYDLVYSIQVVVKHFRWDTFIFMGHSMGCSVGYIYNISYPGKMSKLIQLDPISIGFVTPVEKFSYWYKISFKAYFDNYDRYNVKKDDRPKYTREEAVSKLIKRRGFTEEAAEETLARTSEPAGHGYVRFTFDDRFEAMTYPPVSPDYIKKLLTNMKIPILTILADESIKKGRYRETQFLLDDKSFPNNNYRVREVVGHHDLHVVYPERIASFVSQFILYGFEGLDRKSKL; the protein is encoded by the exons ATGAAACTGTTGCCAAAGAAATACTATTACATTG GTATGGAGTTACCAGGCAACGGCAGGTCAGACCCCATGCCACCGGGTCTCATGGTCAGCTTGTATGACCTGGTGTACAGCATACAGGTGGTTGTCAAACACTTTCGATGGGACACCTTCATCTTTATGGGACATTCCATGGGGTGCTCTGTAG GGTACATCTACAACATATCATATCCGGGGAAAATGAGCAAACTAATTCAATTGGATCCTATAAGCATCGGCTTTGTGACACCAGTAGAAAAATTCTCTTACTG gtaCAAAATATCATTCAAGGCATATTTTGATAACTACGACAGATACAATGTTAAAAAGGACGACAGACCAAAGTATACCAGGGAAGAA GCAGTATCGAAACTGATAAAACGGCGAGGATTCACAGAGGAAGCCGCGGAAGAAACACTAGCTAGAACCAGCGAACCAGCGGGCCATGGATATGTACG attCACCTTCGACGATCGTTTCGAAGCAATGACCTACCCTCCAGTTTCTCCGGACTATATAAAAAAGTTACTAACCAACATGAAAATCCCCATTCTTACCATATTAGCCGACGAATCCATCAAGAAAGGTCGGTATAGGGAGACGCAGTTTCTATTAGATGACAAGTCATTCCCTAACAATAACTACAGGGTGCGTGAGGTGGTAGGTCATCACGATTTACATGTTGTATATCCGGAGAGAATAGCGTCGTTTGTTAGTCAGTTTATATTGTATGGGTTTGAGGGATTGGATAGAAAATCTAAATTATAA
- the LOC123878265 gene encoding serine hydrolase-like protein isoform X2, with product MSFRDTEKEVTIKAPWGNIAGLTWGESTNPPVLLCPGRMEPCSAFRPLVLQLPQNFFYVAIDLPGNGFSDHFPKGLRFTMYDFIPTIVKVREHFGWEKFAYIGHSLGALIGKFYNMAYPGRLTRIVDLDPIPAYYTVELDDMASWYKKMYGDHYTDEVYKKHTSDKETAPKYTYQQVKEMFKKVQGLTDEAVECNLERLLEPAGDGLFRLTYDQRMKSDFVLPFTPENMKTMYTLTDVPTLSIFAQDIVDVGGYSHVPFVFDESAWRNGNYRHRIVPGNHDVHVNSPRIVAEHVDKFLLEGLPRKAKL from the exons ATGTCATTTCGGGATACGGAAAAGGAAGTGACCATAAAAGCCCCTTGGGGCAATATTGCTG GTTTAACCTGGGGCGAGTCTACCAACCCACCAGTTTTACTATGCCCCGGCCGAATGGAACCCTGCTCAGCTTTTCGCCCACTAGTTCTACAACTACCACAAAACTTCTTCTACGTAGCCATAGACTTACCCGGGAACGGATTTTCCGATCATTTCCCGAAAGGTCTGCGTTTCACAATGTATGATTTCATACCTACAATTGTTAAAGTGCGGGAGCATTTTGGTTGGGAAAAATTCGCTTATATCGGACACTCTCTTGGTGCGCTTATAG gtaagttttacaacatGGCGTACCCAGGCCGACTAACCAGGATCGTGGACTTAGACCCAATACCGGCGTACTATACAGTGGAACTTGACGATATGGCCTCATGGTATAAAAAGATGTATGGAGACCATTATACAGATGAAGTATACAAAAAACACACTAGTGATAAGGAGACGGCACCCAAATATACTTATCAACAG GTAAAAGAGATGTTCAAAAAAGTCCAAGGTCTTACAGACGAAGCCGTGGAATGCAATTTAGAACGATTACTAGAGCCTGCGGGCGATGGGCTTTTTAG ATTAACATATGACCAACGCATGAAAAGCGATTTTGTATTACCGTTCACACCAGAAAATATGAAAACCATGTACACACTCACAGACGTACCAACTTTATCTATCTTCGCACAGGACATAGTCGATGTTGGCGGGTATAGCCATGTTCCATTTGTATTCGACGAGAGCGCTTGGAGGAACGGGAACTATAGGCATAGGATAGTTCCGGGGAACCACGATGTGCATGTGAACTCGCCTCGAATAGTAGCTGAACATGTTGACAAGTTTCTGCTAGAGGGCCTGCCGAGGAAAGCCAAATTGTga
- the LOC123878267 gene encoding serine hydrolase-like protein 2 isoform X1: MTLLEKEWYIQAPWGRLAIIAWGDCSDPPVLVCHGAKDSAASFRPLMKLLPKKYYYIGMELPGNGRSDPMPPGLMVSLYDLVYSIQVVVKHFRWDTFIFMGHSMGCSVGYIYNISYPGKMSKLIQLDPISIGFVTPVEKFSYWYKISFKAYFDNYDRYNVKKDDRPKYTREEAVSKLIKRRGFTEEAAEETLARTSEPAGHGYVRFTFDDRFEAMTYPPVSPDYIKKLLTNMKIPILTILADESIKKGRYRETQFLLDDKSFPNNNYRVREVVGHHDLHVVYPERIASFVSQFILYGFEGLDRKSKL, from the exons ATGACCCTTTTAGAGAAGGAATGGTATATCCAAGCGCCCTGGGGACGATTAGCCA TTATAGCATGGGGTGACTGCAGCGACCCGCCAGTGCTGGTGTGCCATGGCGCCAAGGATTCGGCTGCGAGCTTCAGACCCCTTATGAAACTGTTGCCAAAGAAATACTATTACATTG GTATGGAGTTACCAGGCAACGGCAGGTCAGACCCCATGCCACCGGGTCTCATGGTCAGCTTGTATGACCTGGTGTACAGCATACAGGTGGTTGTCAAACACTTTCGATGGGACACCTTCATCTTTATGGGACATTCCATGGGGTGCTCTGTAG GGTACATCTACAACATATCATATCCGGGGAAAATGAGCAAACTAATTCAATTGGATCCTATAAGCATCGGCTTTGTGACACCAGTAGAAAAATTCTCTTACTG gtaCAAAATATCATTCAAGGCATATTTTGATAACTACGACAGATACAATGTTAAAAAGGACGACAGACCAAAGTATACCAGGGAAGAA GCAGTATCGAAACTGATAAAACGGCGAGGATTCACAGAGGAAGCCGCGGAAGAAACACTAGCTAGAACCAGCGAACCAGCGGGCCATGGATATGTACG attCACCTTCGACGATCGTTTCGAAGCAATGACCTACCCTCCAGTTTCTCCGGACTATATAAAAAAGTTACTAACCAACATGAAAATCCCCATTCTTACCATATTAGCCGACGAATCCATCAAGAAAGGTCGGTATAGGGAGACGCAGTTTCTATTAGATGACAAGTCATTCCCTAACAATAACTACAGGGTGCGTGAGGTGGTAGGTCATCACGATTTACATGTTGTATATCCGGAGAGAATAGCGTCGTTTGTTAGTCAGTTTATATTGTATGGGTTTGAGGGATTGGATAGAAAATCTAAATTATAA
- the LOC123878265 gene encoding serine hydrolase-like protein isoform X1, which translates to MLRKFTSFKPLYNISFNSTKSKNPCNNRKENFKKIMSFRDTEKEVTIKAPWGNIAGLTWGESTNPPVLLCPGRMEPCSAFRPLVLQLPQNFFYVAIDLPGNGFSDHFPKGLRFTMYDFIPTIVKVREHFGWEKFAYIGHSLGALIGKFYNMAYPGRLTRIVDLDPIPAYYTVELDDMASWYKKMYGDHYTDEVYKKHTSDKETAPKYTYQQVKEMFKKVQGLTDEAVECNLERLLEPAGDGLFRLTYDQRMKSDFVLPFTPENMKTMYTLTDVPTLSIFAQDIVDVGGYSHVPFVFDESAWRNGNYRHRIVPGNHDVHVNSPRIVAEHVDKFLLEGLPRKAKL; encoded by the exons atgctcagAAAATTTACTTCATTCAAacctttatataatatttctttcaATAGTACAAAAAGCAAGAATCCATGCAATAACAGGAAGGAAAACTTTAAAAA AATAATGTCATTTCGGGATACGGAAAAGGAAGTGACCATAAAAGCCCCTTGGGGCAATATTGCTG GTTTAACCTGGGGCGAGTCTACCAACCCACCAGTTTTACTATGCCCCGGCCGAATGGAACCCTGCTCAGCTTTTCGCCCACTAGTTCTACAACTACCACAAAACTTCTTCTACGTAGCCATAGACTTACCCGGGAACGGATTTTCCGATCATTTCCCGAAAGGTCTGCGTTTCACAATGTATGATTTCATACCTACAATTGTTAAAGTGCGGGAGCATTTTGGTTGGGAAAAATTCGCTTATATCGGACACTCTCTTGGTGCGCTTATAG gtaagttttacaacatGGCGTACCCAGGCCGACTAACCAGGATCGTGGACTTAGACCCAATACCGGCGTACTATACAGTGGAACTTGACGATATGGCCTCATGGTATAAAAAGATGTATGGAGACCATTATACAGATGAAGTATACAAAAAACACACTAGTGATAAGGAGACGGCACCCAAATATACTTATCAACAG GTAAAAGAGATGTTCAAAAAAGTCCAAGGTCTTACAGACGAAGCCGTGGAATGCAATTTAGAACGATTACTAGAGCCTGCGGGCGATGGGCTTTTTAG ATTAACATATGACCAACGCATGAAAAGCGATTTTGTATTACCGTTCACACCAGAAAATATGAAAACCATGTACACACTCACAGACGTACCAACTTTATCTATCTTCGCACAGGACATAGTCGATGTTGGCGGGTATAGCCATGTTCCATTTGTATTCGACGAGAGCGCTTGGAGGAACGGGAACTATAGGCATAGGATAGTTCCGGGGAACCACGATGTGCATGTGAACTCGCCTCGAATAGTAGCTGAACATGTTGACAAGTTTCTGCTAGAGGGCCTGCCGAGGAAAGCCAAATTGTga